The Mauremys mutica isolate MM-2020 ecotype Southern chromosome 1, ASM2049712v1, whole genome shotgun sequence genome has a segment encoding these proteins:
- the LOC123350132 gene encoding olfactory receptor 52B2-like produces the protein MPADNHTVFDPATYILTGIPGTEESHVWISISFCLMYVVTLFGNSLLLFIILTERSLHEPMYLFMSMLAAADLLLSTTAVPKMLAVFWFRAGEISFAACLTQMFFIHVSFMAESAILLAMAFDRYVAICDPLRYTIMLTKSVIGKMGLAVVTRSFCTIFPLIFLVKRLNFCRTNLLPHNYCDYMAIARLACDDITVHFWYGIALAIFVIGLDAVLIAVSYGLILRAVFRLPSKDARLKALHTCGSHVCVILMFYVPSLFSYFAHRFGHIIPGYILNLLANLYVLIPPMLNPIVYGVTTKEILKRVINVFYRCCSRSSVPS, from the coding sequence ATGCCAGCTGACAAtcacactgtttttgaccctgcAACTTACATCCTGACCGGCATCCCGGGTACAGAGGAGTctcatgtctggatctccatctcCTTCTGTCTGATGTACGTTGTGACACTTTTTGGGAACTCTCTCCTACTATTCATCATACTAACAGAAcgaagcctccatgagcccatgtatcTATTCATgtccatgctggctgctgctgatcTGCTGTTATCTACCACGGCAGTGCCCAAGATGCTGGCTGTATTCTGGTTTAGAGCGGGAGAAATTTCTTTTGCTGCCTGCCTGACGCAGATGTTCTTCATCCATGTCAGTTTTATGGCCGAGTCGGCCATTCTGCTGGCCATGGCCTTTGATCGGTACGTTGCCATCTGTGACCCCCTGAGATACACCATCATGCTAACCAAGTCTGTGATTGGGAAGATGGGGCTGGCAGTTGTCACAAGAAGTTTCTGTACAATTTTCCCTCTCATCTTTCTTGTGAAGCGGCTGAATTTCTGCAGAACCAACCTCCTGCCTCACAACTATTGTGACTACATGGCCATAGCCCGGCTGGCCTGCGACGACATCACAGTCCACTTCTGGTATGGCATAGCTTTGGCTATTTTTGTAATCGGCTTGGATGCTGTGCTCATTGCTGTATCTTATGGACTGATCCTCAGGGCCGTCTTCCGGCTCCCCtccaaggacgcccggctcaaggcTCTCCACACCTGTGGCTCCCATGTCTGTGTCATACTGATGTTCTACGTGCCATCCCTTTTCTCCTATTTTGCACACCGATTTGGGCACATCATCCCAGGTTATATTCTCAACCTATTGGCCAACCTCTATGTGCTCATTCcccccatgttaaaccccatTGTTTATGGGGTGACAACAAAAGAGATCCTGAAACGGGTGATCAATGTCTTTTATCGATGCTGCAGCAGAAGCTCCGTGCCGAGCTAA